The following proteins come from a genomic window of Hydractinia symbiolongicarpus strain clone_291-10 chromosome 2, HSymV2.1, whole genome shotgun sequence:
- the LOC130629753 gene encoding adhesion G-protein coupled receptor G6-like translates to MIIKLNMITLVLMAIFIRTIQGTCFGINEECNITVNYQRHGIISCFAGRVINIRRTQWHYSFSSNNSYVKDTQDERNTKRHCNFEKQCILVADKKYRDLCNQKMWVDEWSRKKLTVAYTCVYFKGFDYWSSWSSWTGCSNEKQHRGRVCNDPPGKSCSPSSCDSKGYRDQNVTRNCTRSTFGPSTIYISPTTGQTHQPTTPTMFCPVEIVGRPDYKGRYKFNRSSVNTTINIACKYGGLENRYNNVTRKCILNSKNQAEWQELDLSACAAKNKISNALIQADKINVTEKNVLEVSKSLANITAYNNQAAIPEDIDRIVSIMEKCLSVESEDSQVSPNILETVGHVMDFKEEVTKKSKSTSRILLQLNSIAQNAITNEKYMSFSSKNIALDMYNNIEADDVYVSSLEFADQQSINISRKGAAERDKNVYIPKSVFKSNPGSAIIYSYSFGNPNLFVANEKNKKTYTKQEKNRNAKRPLENSIFSVSIHNHTIKNLKEPIEFSVKVLSNVSRVKCVYWDDNEGIWSTSGCRSEGIFTSNDRRFVRCKCDHLTNFAILLDVDQSSSSPLDLKIVSFVGCLLSVAALSFTIIVHLAIRNLRKKYPQKILINLCFSLLLLLITFLIGAENTSSNKLCHVTSVFIHFFTLSSFAWMAVECVGLFRSVIYALKNQGKGKRFFWTSFLLAWGIPGMIAGVASVYSKAQFIEKNAFCVVRGNVFYYATLLPVCCIIIFNFAIFIPIMKSIQNHITIKSKFQSKEFFGRRIRITFSCSLLLGLTWVFGLFAVGDLRLPFQWIFAVLNSLQGLFIFIFHTVKNVEVQRYWRLAISMSKYRNSTTSKQIVSSTNVSRTSTQMNHHLHLNQISSNSNRQSK, encoded by the exons ATGATAATCAAATTGAACATGATTACATTGGTATTGATGGCAATTTTCATCAGAACAATTCAAG GAACGTGTTTTGGTATAAATGAAGAATGTAATATCACTGTTAATTATCAAAGACATGGTATAATCAGCTGTTTTGCTGGAAGAGTTATCAACATTAGAAGGACACAATGGCATTACTCGTTTTCTTCGAATAACTCCTACGTTAAAGACACGCAAGACGAGAGAAATACTAAAAGACATTGCAATTTTGAAAAGCAGTGTATCCTCGTTGCAGATAAGAAATACAGAGATTTATGCAATCAGAAAATGTGGGTTGACGAATGGTCACGAAAAAAATTAACGGTTGCCTATACGTGTGTATATTTTA AAGGATTTGATTACTGGAGTTCATGGAGTTCTTGGACTGGTTGCAGTAATGAAAAGCAACATCGGGGAAGAGTATGTAATGATCCTCCTGGTAAATCATGCTCTCCCTCCAGTTGTGATAGTAAGGGTTATAGAGATCAAAATGTGACTAGAAATTGTACCCGGTCAACGTTTG GACCTTCCACTATCTACATCTCTCCGACTACTGGTCAAACACACCAACCAACAACACCTACAA TGTTTTGTCCAGTGGAGATAGTTGGGCGACCAGACTACAAGGGTCGATACAAATTTAACAGATCATCAGTTAACACAACGATAAACATAGCCTGCAAATACGGTGGCTTGGAAAATAGATACAACAACGTGACAAGAAAATGCATTTTGAATTCAAAGAATCAAGCTGAATGGCAAGAATTGGATTTGTCAGCATGTGCTGCAAAGAATAAAATATCTAATGCACTGATACAAGCCGATAAA ATAAATGTGACAGAAAAGAACGTTCTCGAAGTTTCAAAGTCATTAGCCAACATCACTGCGTATAACAACCAAGCTGCAATTCCAGAAGATATTGATCGTATTGTCAGTATTATGGAAAAATGTCTATCTGTTGAGTCTGAGGATAGCCAG GTAAGCCCTAACATATTAGAGACAGTAGGACATGTGATGGACTTCAAAGAAGAAGTAACAAAGAAATCGAAATCGACATCAAGAATACTTCTTCAATTGAACAGTATTGCTCAAAATGCAATTACAAATGAAAAATATATGTCCTTTtcaagtaaaaatattgcattagACATGTACAACAATATCGAAGCCGACGATGTATATGTATCTTCCTTAGAGTTCGCAGACCAACAAAGCATAAACATATCAAGAAAAGGAGCTGCCGAAAGGGATAAGAATGTTTATATTCCAAAGTCGGTCTTTAAATCGAATCCTGGTTCTGCCATTATATATTCTTATAGTTTTGGTAACCCCAACTTATTTGtggcaaatgaaaaaaacaaaaaaacctataccaaacaagaaaaaaatcgcaATGCAAAAAGACCGCTCGAGAATAGTATATTCTCTGTTAGTATTCACAACCACACAATCAAAAACTTGAAAGAGCCTATAGAGTTTTCTGTAAAGGTGTTAAGTAATGTGTCGAGAGTAAAATGCGTGTACTGGGATGACAATGAAG GGATATGGTCAACTTCAGGGTGCAGAAGTGAAGGCATCTTTACATCAAACGATCGACGTTTTGTGAGGTGTAAGTGTGACCACTTAACCAACTTTGCAATATTGCTGGATGTAGATCAATCATCTTCATCTCCATTGGATTTAAAGATTGTTAGCTTTGTTGGTTGTCTTTTATCTGTTGCTGCTTTGTCTTTTACAATTATTGTCCATCTTGCCATAAG AAATCTCCGGAAGAAGTATCCGCAGAAGATACTGATCAACTTGTGTTTCTCATTGTTACTACTCCTTATCACATTCCTTATCGGTGCAGAAAACACATCATCGAACAAGTTGTGCCATGTTACTTCTGTTTTCATTCATTTCTTCACATTGTCATCTTTTGCATGGATGGCTGTGGAATGTGTTGGCTTGTTTCGAAGTGTTATATACGCATTAAAAAATCAAGGGAAAGGAAAACGGTTTTTCTGGACTTCTTTTCTTCTAGCTTGGG GTATCCCAGGTATGATAGCTGGAGTAGCTAGTGTTTATTCGAAAGCACAGTTTATAGAAAAGAATGCCTT CTGTGTTGTGCGTGGGAATGTTTTCTATTATGCAACTTTGTTACCAGTCTGTTGCATCATCATATTTAATTTCGCAATATTTATACCCATCATGAAAAGCATCCAAAATCATATCACCATAAAGTCAAAGTTTCAATCCAAAGAATTTTTTGGTCGAAGAATAAGAATAACATTTTCTTGTTCGTTGCTTCTCGGATTGACGTGGGTGTTTGGACTTTTTGCTGTTGGAGATTTAAGATTACCATTTCAGTGGATTTTTGCTGTATTGAATTCGCTGCAGGGATTATTTATCTTCATATTTCACACAGTTAAAAATGTAGAGGTGCAGAGATATTGGAGATTGGCCATTAGTATGTCAAAGTACAGAAACAGTACGACGTCCAAACAAATAGTTTCGTCAACAAATGTATCGCGCACGTCAACTCAAATGAATCATCACTTAcatttaaatcaaatttcgaG
- the LOC130629860 gene encoding uncharacterized protein LOC130629860: protein MFAINGYTFIHKSRKFGKGGGVAFYVADHVIYKRRHDLEINEIEGIWLEICPKNAKLYLLSVIYRPPDNSKYLNKDFSPFLSDVLSLTLDGIKEVIILGDLNVDFLKKNDHVGIKTALTLHCFKQVIKSPTRIAETSQTLIDIIPTTNCTVIADTKVIPISFSDHDLICCIRKQHHTRFVSKTINCRNYRNYDKDKFCQTLSSQNFQDVYNSTNVNKAWSLLKGIIYRTYDSMALLIRKKVRGKPCDWMTVDLKKEMNSRDNLLRKSRKTKSEADITAYKKIRNKVIIKSNSQVNTTIQIDEKLVTDQHSIANAFCRFFSNVVNSLKRSAFVLTNSVWKYHKEIPSKSNPKFRLKPITVNETMKHLQSLKRKKSVGLDDLPSWLLKDCMEVIASPLTYIINMSFETSTFPSDWKRTKVLPLFKSGARSSVNNYRPISVIPAISKVIEKVVHEQLTAYLESNNLINNNQFGFRPRRSTELAATIFIDTVKLKVNDGKMVGAVFLDLTKAFDMLNHGKLLSKLSSFGIVGDEHEWFTDSLFGRFQQVQYKNSLSDEHPVNSGVPQGSILGPLLFIMFFNDLCTVVKHSEVVKYADDTVLFVETRLSSDMNCVLAWCLENELILNLGAGKTEAILFGSKNNLSKQNSSLNVPSGTKLNFDLTYEKASGRLRLLYRIRPLITDKAALAIFQTMIQPVLTYCGFVHLKNSQTQLLKLQSLHR from the exons ATGTTTGCAATTAATGGATACACATTTATACACAAATCTCGTAAATTTGGAAAAGGAGGCGGAGTAGCATTTTATGTTGCTGATCATGTTATTTATAAAAGGCGACACGatctagaaataaatgaaattgaAGGTATTTGGTTAGAAATATGTCCAAAAAATGCGAAATTGTATTTACTTTCCGTAATTTATAGACCCCCGGATAATTCAAAGTATcttaataaagatttttcaccTTTCCTATCTGATGTACTGTCATTAACATTAGACGGTATCAAAGAAGTTATAATCTTAGGGGACCTTAATGTCGAttttctgaaaaagaacgatCATGTTGGGATTAAAACAGCTTTAACGTTACACTGTTTTAAACAAGTCATTAAATCACCAACCCGAATAGCTGAAACGTCACAAACTCTTATCGACATTATCCCCACAACTAATTGCACAGTTATAGCGGATACCAAAGTCATCCCCATTTCTTTTAGTGACCATGACCTTATATGTTGTATTAGAAAACAACATCACACCCGTTTCGTTagcaaaacaataaattgtcgAAACTATCGAAATTATGACAAAGATAAATTTTGTCAAACACTTTCATCACAGAATTTTCAAGATGTTTATAATTCAACGAACGTCAATAAAGCATGGTCTTTGTTAAAGGGAATTATATATCGCACCTACGATTCCATGGCTCTATTAATTCGTAAAAAAGTTCGCGGTAAGCCATGTGATTGGATGACTGTTGATCTCAAGAAGGAGATGAACTCACGCGACAATTTGTTACGAAAATCGCGTAAAACCAAATCAGAAGCAGATATCAccgcttataaaaaaataagaaacaaggtAATAATAAA ATCGAACTCTCAAGTGAATACTACTATACAAATCGACGAGAAATTGGTAACCGATCAACATTCTATTGCTAATGcgttttgtagatttttttctaatgttgTAAATTCACTTAAAAGATCTGCTTTTGTGTTGACAAACTCCGTCTGGAAATATCATAAAGAAATACCGAGTAAATCAAACCCAAAATTTCGACTTAAACCAATCACTGTTAATGAAACCATGAAACATCTACAATCATTAAAACGTAAAAAGTCTGTTGGGCTAGATGATCTACCATCCTGGTTACTCAAAGACTGCATGGAGGTAATCGCTTCACCACTGACATATATTATTAACATGTCTTTTGAAACTTCAACTTTTCCAAGTGACTGGAAACGCACCAAAGTGTTACCACTTTTCAAATCTGGAGCAAGGTCATCTGTTAATAACTATAGACCAATATCTGTTATTCCAGCTATATCCAAGGTGATTGAAAAAGTTGTGCATGAACAATTGACTGCATATCTTGAAAGTAACAATTTAATAAACAACAACCAGTTCGGTTTCAGGCCTCGTCGCTCAACTGAACTGGCTGCAACAATCTTTATCGACACTGTGAAATTGAAGGTTAACGATGGCAAGATGGTCGGTGCCGTATTTTTAGACCTCACAAAAGCATTCGACATGTTAAATCATGGTAAACTACTGTCAAAATTAAGCAGTTTTGGAATTGTTGGAGACGAACACGAGTGGTTCACAGACTCTTTGTTTGGTAGATTTCAGCAAGTTCAATACAAAAATTCTTTGTCTGATGAACATCCAGTCAATAGTGGAGTACCACAAGGGTCAATTTTGGGCCCACTActatttattatgtttttcaATGATCTTTGTACCGTAGTGAAACACTCTGAAGTAGTCAAATATGCAGACGATACTGTTTTATTTGTTGAAACCCGTCTTTCATCCGACATGAATTGTGTACTTGCATGGTGTTTggaaaatgaattaattttaaatctcgGAGCAGGAAAAACTGAAGCAATTTTATTTGGTTCGAAAAATAACCTCTCTAAACAAAACAGCTCATTAAACGTACCTTCCGGTACCAAACT CAACTTTGATTTAACGTATGAAAAAGCTTCCGGTAGATTACGTTTACTATATCGCATTCGACCGCTGATTACAGATAAAGCTGCATTGGCAATTTTTCAAACAATGATTCAACCAGTATTAACATATTGCGGATTTGTTCACCTTAAGAATTCTCAGACACAACTACTCAAACTCCAATCTTTACATAGATAA